Within Legionella birminghamensis, the genomic segment GCGGATCATCCGAGTTCAGGCTAATTCGTATTCCTGCAGCTAATAACTGCGGCAGCGGGTGGCTTTGTAAATCTTTAAACAAGCCCAGGGCGACGTTGCTTCCGGGACAGACTTCCAGTGCAATATTGGAGTCTTTAAGCCTGGCCATGGTTTCTGCTGATTCAATCGCCCTGACGCCATGTCCTATCCGTTTAATCGGCAGATAATCCATCGCCTCCATCATCCCCTCTGCAGAGGCAAATTCACCGGCATGAACAGTGCATTGCAAACCGCCGTCAGCAGCAATCTGGTAGGCTTTAGCAAACAGTTTTGGGGGAAAATGGATTTCATCGCCGCCCAGGCCAAAGCCGGTAACACAGGCTACATTTTCTTTAATTGCCTGCCGGGCTACTTTAATTGCGGATTCTTCACCGAAATGCCTTACTGCAGTAACAATAATGCGCCCGACGATTTGATATTTTGCCTCAGCATCGTCAATGGCTTGCTGTATGGCCGCCAGATGCTCGCTCGAGGGAATGCCGCTGGACATTTCAGCGTGATCGGGCGAATACATCATTTCCACATAGATGCCTCCTGCCTCCGCCCTTGATTTCAGATAATCAAAGGTGATGTCGTAATAATCCAGTGGATTTTTAATTACTGAGGCCACGGAATCATAGGCTTTTAGAAAATCGAGAAAGTCTTTGTACTGATAGGATTGGCCGTCAGCGGCGAATAAATTGGAAGGCAGATTAATCTTGTTGCGTTTGGCCAGTTTCAAAGCCAGTTCTGGAGAAATAGTTCCCTCCAAATGAACATGTAACTCCGCCTGCTTAATTGTGGTCATCAAAACTCCTGATTGGGAAACGAATAATGGTAAGTTAGCACAAAAAGCGCTAAAATTAATGGATTATGATACCTCGGAATGTACTATGAGCAAAAATGATATTGATAAGGCCTATGTAAGTCCTATTGATAAGTTCCTTTTTCAATTTGATGCAGAGCATGAAAAATCGGCTTCCCAGAAAAAAGAGATTAAAAAGCATAAACGTATTTTTTATTATCGCGACCATGCAAAACGGGATGATAATAAAGAGGAAATCTGGGAAGATTTTTAGTCCAGGAAGCCTCTCGACCATCCGAATCTTTGCGGCGCAGCCCTTTCGAATCCCTCTGGCAGCCCTTTCGAATCCCCGCGGCTTCGACCGCGGGGCCCACGTCTGATGGCGGAACATGCCTTAAGTTTGCAATGTTGCGAAAAATTGAGAGTGAAAAAGCACAAGACTGATATCCTAAACAGGCATCGTCTGGGCCCCGCGGTCGGTGCCGCGGGGATTCTCTAGGTCGGTGCCGCGGGGATTCGAATGGTCTGGGTCAAGCTTTAATTACCCCAGGAAAAAATGCAGCATCTTGTAGGATAAAACCGTCAGTAGAGAAGCAGCGGGCAATGTCAGAATCCATGACATGAAAATGTTGCGGATCACTATTAAGTTTAAGGCGCCAATACCCCGGGCAAGCCCTACACCCAATACCGCACCCACCAAAGTCTGAGTGGCTGAAACCGGAATGCCGGTGCTGGTCGCAACAACTACGGTTGTAGCAGCTGCCAGTGTTGCGGCGAAAGCCCGGCTGGGGGTCAAGGCAGTGATTGAGCTGCCTACTGTTTCAATAACCTTACGGCCATACATTAAAAATCCGACAATAACGCCGAAACATCCCAGGAAAATAATCCATACGGGATATTGAGTAACGGAGATGGGTGTATTTGCCTGGGTAATCAGGCTATGGATAATAGTCAGCGGGCCTACTGCCAGAGACACATCATTCGCTCCATGTGCAAAAACCATGGCGCAGGCGGTCAATGCCATCAATACTGCGAAATACTTTTCTACCTGCAAAAAGCGTTCACGGCGCCTGATTTTAGGCACTTCAGGGATTCTGCGGATAAAAATTATTCCAATTATTGTAATTACAATGCTGGTGGCCAGAGTGACAGCGAGATCCTGCTTTAAATTAAGATGAATATCAAAATGATTCAAGCCCTTAAAAACCGTAATAAATGAAAGCACGGAGCCAATCAGGAAAAGGTAGATTGGAATATATAATTTGGCTTTTTCCAGCGGATCGCTCTTAATGAAAATCGTTTGCTGGATACTGATAAACAAAGTGTAGGCTGTGATTCCGGCTATAAGCGGAGAGGTAACCCAACCTGCGGCAATACGGTAGACCTGTGACCATTGAATGGCATCCATTCCCAGAACCACACTGCCAAAGCCGACCATCGAGCCGACAATCGCATTGGTAATGGAAACTGGAAGTCCGAGATAGCTGGCCAGATTCATCCATATTGTACAAGCCAGGAGAACACTTAACATGCCCTCGATGAGAATTAAAGGCTGCTCTGATAATTCACTGCTGACAATAATCCCGTCACGCATGGTTTCAGTGACACCGCTGCCGCCAAGAAAGGCGCCGGCAAACTCAAAAATGATCGCAATAATCATCGCTTGCCGTACAGTGACTGCTTTTGAGCCCATGGTGGTGCTCATGACATTGGCCAAATCGTTTGCGCCAACTCCCCAAGTCATGAGAAAACACAATGCAATAGCACCCAAAAGAAAAAATAAAGAATAATCCATAAGATATACTACCTGGCGATAAGAATTTGTAATTTGCCGCCCACAGTTTGGGCATGATCAGCTAAATCACCAATCCATTGGACCAGTTTATAAAGAAAGATCACTTCAATAGCTGGTAGATCCTGTTCAAGGTCAAAGATGCGGTGCCTGATATCCGCTAGTTTGTCATCACTATCGTGCTCGATTTCGTCCAGCGTCATAATCATTTCTTCAACGATTTTCACTTCGCTTCCACGAAATCCGCTTTCCAGCAATTCATCCAATTCATTGATAGCCTTACAAGCCTGTTTGGCTGCATCAAGACAGCGGTTCAGAAAGGGCATGAACAGGGGGGACAGCGCTGGAGGAATGACCATTTGCCTGCTAACAATCAAGCCTGCAATATCTTGTGCCTTGTTGGCGATTCTATCCTGTGCACTTAGCAGTTCGAGTAAATCAGTGCGTGAAACGGGTAGAAAAAGGCCGGTGGGTAAATGTAGGCGCAAGTCGCGTTTTATCAAATCCGCTTCTTTTTCCAGCGTTGATATTTTAAGCTTGATGTCATTAGCTGTTGACCAGTCAAGCTTCAAAACCGCTTCAAAAAAAGGCAAGAGCTGCTTAGCACACTGGGTTACTTTACGCATGTGCTGCTCAATTGGACGGATAGGTGAAGGTCCAAACATATTGAAAATACGTGTCATGAAATTTGCTTGTCACCTTATTCGCGATGCCGCGATTATATACTTTTCATTGTATAAGATGCAATTTGCTATGAAAGTTTTTCATTATAATTTTGCATGCTATTCTCAAAATGTCGGTAAAATAAACAGGAGTTGTGTCGATGAGACGTTTTATATGGATATTATGGTTTTTAGCGGGAAGCCTTTTTGCTGCGCCTATGGTTACAAAAGTAATAGAGCTCCATTACCAGCAGGCGGATACAGTTATTCATTTGATTAAGCCTTTGCTATCCCAGGGTGAGGCAATCAGCGGCAGCGGCCAGACCCTGGTTCTTAAAGTGACTCCTGAAACACTGACTCAGCTTCGCGGGGTTTTGCATAAACTGGATCAACCGCCTGTTACTTTTGAGATTACTGTATTTCAGGGGGATCCTGACTGGTTAAGCACGCAGAACTCCAATACAATCAGCATAAGCACTTCCTCCAATCAAAATCAACAGCGCTATCAGTCGGTCAAGGTGATGAATGGCGAGTCAGCCTTTATCAGTACGGGAGAGGACCAACCGGTTATCAGCAATGTAGGGATCGGCTTCTGGAGCGCGGGTGTCAGTTATGACCGGCGTCTGGTTCAAACCGGGTTGCTGGTAGAGCCTTTGTTGCAGGGACAGAGAGTTAAACTCTCAGTCAAGCGAATTCGGGAGCAGGATACCCAGATTAGCGATCAAAGCTTTAACCAGCAGGAGGTAATGACTACCGTGATAGTGCCATTAAATGAATGGACGCCATTAGGTACCGCTCAGGGAGAACCGCCGGCGGATAGCAATACAGAAGTTATTCGTGCAGGGACACCATTTACGCAAAACTCAACCCTATACATCAGGGTTAAGGTAGTAAGTAAAAGCAGCTCCGGGATTGAAAAATAATTAAGAACTGCCTTTGAATTACAGCCCCGCCAAACACGGGGCTGTAAATCAGTTTTACAAAAGATTGATTAGAGCATAGAGCGATATCTCATGCAATTATTTAAGAGTCTAAAATACGTCAGTGCTGATAATGTTGAATTTTATACTTGAAACGCCAAAATAAAAGAAATACGCTGCTAACTGCACCAATCATCATTCCCCACCAAAGCCCCGTGGTTTTCATATTGAATTGCATAGCGAAAAAATAGCCGATGGGTAAGGCAAGCAGCCAGAAACTGAAGATTGAAATCATCAAGGTGAACCGCGTGTCTTTTAAGCTTCTTAATGCGCCAAAGAGTGCAATCCGCACTGACTCCGCCATTTGGAACAAAGCAGCGACGGCAAGGATTCTTGCAGCATCGTGTATGATGGAATAATTTTCGGGTTTGCTGAGATCAAAATCGATAGAAATCAGAATATAGGGCAAGAACCAATAGCAAAGTGCCACCAGGAACATAAACGCAAAAGAAAGGTTCATCCCCGCATACGCAGCTTTTTTAGCGGCCAGCGTCTCTCCCGCGCCCAGTAAATGTCCCATGCGAACCGTTATAGCCTGGGCAATTGAAAAAATAACCGACATCAGGGTACCCAGATATTGCATAGCAATCTGGTTAGCTGCCAATAATTGGCTGCCAAAAAAGCCCATAATCAGGGTCAGGGTGAAAAAGAAGCCGACTTCAATGCAGTACATAAACCCGATTGGGAAACCGATACGCAGCAGCTCGAACAGATAGGACGGCTTGCTGGTATTAAACAGTTTTTTGAAGTAGGGATGGTAGGATTTATCTATCAATAGATAAACTGTCAGCAAAATTACGGTAATCCAGTAACCAACCGTCATTCCCCAGCCAGCACCGGCGATCCCCAGTGCCGGCAGCCCCCATTTTCCAAAGATCAGCAAATAACTGAAAAGAATATTCATGGCGACATAGACCACACTGAATTTTAGAATGACTCTGGCATGGCCAAGCCCAATAATGATTTCAAATAATGCAGTCATAATAAAAGTGGGTAGCAGCCCCCAGCTGATGGCATGCAGATAAGCTTGTGCTGAGGAAACTACTGCCGGGCTTTGCCCCAAAACCAGAAAAACCGGTGCCATATTGCGGAAAATTAAAAAACTGGGGATAACCAGAATCAGCGCAAGCCAAAGGCCGTCTCTTACCACCCGCGTAATCCCCTGGTGATCTTCGGCACCATACTTATGAGCCACCAGGATGTTAATGGAGCTTAATGTTCCAAAGAGAATGACCACAAAAGTGCCAAATAACCAGCTGACTAAAGATCCGGCGGCCAGAATGTCAGGGCCTAAGCGGGAAAGAAAAACAGTTTCAAAAAAGAAAACCCCGGATTGCAGAATACCGGTCAAGGCCAGCGGGATTGCCAGCTTAATCAGAGGGGAATAGTCGTTTTTGAATCCATTCATGGTATCAGGCCGATTTTAGTTTTTAATGGGATTGCTGATTGAGTCATATTCAGTTTTTGTTATTCATTCATTATAGTAGCAAAGTCATTGCCAGGAAGTTTAATACCTTGACAATCCACGAGATTGACCAAACAATAGCGGCTTATTTGACATTATCAGGTTAAATCATGCAAATTATCAGTATAAAAGGCCGTGAAATTCTGGATTCCCGCGGTAATCCTACTGTAGAGGCTGATGTAATACTTGCGAGCGGTGAAATGGGGCGCGCTGCTGTTCCTTCCGGTGCGTCTACTGGTAGTCGAGAAGCCTGTGAGCTCCGGGATGGCGATAAAGCCCGTTATGCTGGGAAAGGCGTCAGAAAGGCGGTAGATTTTATCAATCAGGATATTAAGCAGGCCCTGCAAGGTTTCTCGGTAGAAGAGCAAGCCGGAATTGATGAAACGCTTTGCCAGCTGGATGGCACAGAAAATAAATCCCGTTTGGGAGCTAATGCGATACTGGCGGTGTCTCTGGCTTCAGCACGCGCTTTCGCCAGTGCCCGTAAAGAGCCTCTTTACATGAGCCTTAATCAGGGACAGCGCATGTCAATGCCAGTTCCGATGATGAATGTCTTAAACGGCGGGGCGCATGCGGATAATAATGTCGATATCCAGGAATTTATGCTGATGCCAGTAGGTGCTTCGGATTTCTATAGCGCCTTGCAAATGGGAACCGAAGTATTTCACGTTTTGAAAGCGGTTTTGAAAAAGCAGGGTTTGAATACGGCAGTGGGTGATGAGGGTGGTTTTGCTCCGGATCTGAAATCGAATCGCCAGGCGCTAGATATGTTATCTCAGGCAGTGGAACAGGCTGGGTATAAATTAGGTAAGGATCTGGTGTTTGCACTGGATGTTGCGGCTTCTGAACTCTATAAAGAAAATTCCTATCATTTGGCTTCCGATAATAAGACCCTCGATAGCGCTGGCATGATTGCTTACTATGAAGAGCTGGTTGCCAGTTATCCCATCGTCAGTATTGAGGATGGTCTGGATGAAAATGACTGGGATGGATGGCGTGAGCTAACCCGTCGGCTGGGAAATAAAATTCAATTAGTGGGTGATGATTTGTTTGTTACCAATCCCCGTATTTTACAAGAGGGAATTTCTCAAAAGATGGCCAATGCGATTTTAATCAAGTTAAATCAGATTGGCACGCTGACAGAAACACGTCAAGCTATTCAATTGGCGCAGGCTAATGGCTACCGCTGCGTGATGTCTCATCGTTCCGGTGAAACCGAAGATACCTTTATTGCTGATTTGGCGGTGGCTACAGGTTGCGGGCAAATTAAAACAGGTTCGCTTTGCCGTACGGATCGTGTGGCTAAATACAATCAATTAATAAGAATCCAGGAGCAATCCGGATTACCCTATGCTGGTAATGTATTTTCATAATACCTCGACTCTGGACTTGGGCTATAACTTTGCTGAACTGGACTCCACAAATCCATAAAGCAAAGTTATACTGGAACAACCGCTTCTTTGATTACACGCATATGCGCTCAATTATTGTCATATTACTGGTAGCTCTCATCGGTCTGCAGTACAAACTGTGGCTCGGGGAGGGTAGTATTAGCCAATGGCGTCAGCTGGATAATAAAATTGCTGAAAAAACAGTCGAGAACGAGCAACTGCTCGCGCGTAATCATGCTATTGAAGCTGATATTCTCGAATTGAAAAGCGGCGAGCAGGCTTTGGAGGAGCAGGCGCGTTTTGAGCTGGGTATGGTAAAGGATGATGAGGTGTATTATCAGTTCATTGAGTAATTTTGTCCTGCCTGATGACATGACTAGCTAATAGGAATCCATTCCAGATTAGCAGGGACAAAAGGAGGGCTTTCCCATAAACTGATGACATAACCACCACCGCCCGAACCGGTAGGCTTTACGGCCAAGGCACCAAGATTCTGAAGATTTTGAATATGATGACCTAAATTCTCACTTATCAGCCCCCAGTCTTTAAAACATTGCCCGGCTTGCTGAATCGCATCGCTCAGCAGGGTTAAACTGGCAGGTGAGTAGTCCTCCTTTAGTGCCTTGCGGCATTTATCAACCGCGTCCTGCATGGACAAATCAATGGCTTCTGCCTGAGCGCTATTGGATTGCCACAACTGATTGACCTGGTTGATGCAGTGCGAAGTGAAGCCTATTTGCCCGCAAGATGATAAATACCAGACAGGCTTCCATTTTTGGACCATCGGGCTTACCTGACCTTGTTTAAAGGCAATACCTGACTCAGCCGAAACGCCAGCGATATCCAAACCGCTGCTTTTGCCATGAAAGAGGTTTTCGAGATTTTTTGCAAAAAGAGAAGTGGTTTCAGGCGTGATCAGCTTTTGCGCCGCGAACCAGCGTGCCATTGCCACACAAAGGGCTGCGGATGCACCCATCCCCACACCAACCGGAATGTTGCAATGCAGGTGAAAATGCCCAGTTAAACGATTTAAAGATTGGCCCAGCAATTGTTGACCCTGTTCGAGCACGCTCCAGAATAGAAGGTGCATGTCAGCGCCATTGGGACCTTCATAATTGGCGCTAAGCTCTGAATCCGAGGGTTTATAGCTGAATATCAGCTTTTTTTCCTTAATTGGGAATACTAGTGCGCTATGGCCTCTCAATACAGCGTGTTCACCCGCTAAAATCCATTTGCCATACGTTGTTGTTTGAAACTCATAGTACGTCA encodes:
- a CDS encoding adenosine deaminase; its protein translation is MTTIKQAELHVHLEGTISPELALKLAKRNKINLPSNLFAADGQSYQYKDFLDFLKAYDSVASVIKNPLDYYDITFDYLKSRAEAGGIYVEMMYSPDHAEMSSGIPSSEHLAAIQQAIDDAEAKYQIVGRIIVTAVRHFGEESAIKVARQAIKENVACVTGFGLGGDEIHFPPKLFAKAYQIAADGGLQCTVHAGEFASAEGMMEAMDYLPIKRIGHGVRAIESAETMARLKDSNIALEVCPGSNVALGLFKDLQSHPLPQLLAAGIRISLNSDDPPFFRTHLANEYMQAQKIYGFSEQQMLNFTRMALEDAFVDETTRARLLQRLQ
- a CDS encoding CBU_0585 family protein, which gives rise to MSKNDIDKAYVSPIDKFLFQFDAEHEKSASQKKEIKKHKRIFYYRDHAKRDDNKEEIWEDF
- a CDS encoding inorganic phosphate transporter, producing MDYSLFFLLGAIALCFLMTWGVGANDLANVMSTTMGSKAVTVRQAMIIAIIFEFAGAFLGGSGVTETMRDGIIVSSELSEQPLILIEGMLSVLLACTIWMNLASYLGLPVSITNAIVGSMVGFGSVVLGMDAIQWSQVYRIAAGWVTSPLIAGITAYTLFISIQQTIFIKSDPLEKAKLYIPIYLFLIGSVLSFITVFKGLNHFDIHLNLKQDLAVTLATSIVITIIGIIFIRRIPEVPKIRRRERFLQVEKYFAVLMALTACAMVFAHGANDVSLAVGPLTIIHSLITQANTPISVTQYPVWIIFLGCFGVIVGFLMYGRKVIETVGSSITALTPSRAFAATLAAATTVVVATSTGIPVSATQTLVGAVLGVGLARGIGALNLIVIRNIFMSWILTLPAASLLTVLSYKMLHFFLG
- a CDS encoding TIGR00153 family protein, which codes for MTRIFNMFGPSPIRPIEQHMRKVTQCAKQLLPFFEAVLKLDWSTANDIKLKISTLEKEADLIKRDLRLHLPTGLFLPVSRTDLLELLSAQDRIANKAQDIAGLIVSRQMVIPPALSPLFMPFLNRCLDAAKQACKAINELDELLESGFRGSEVKIVEEMIMTLDEIEHDSDDKLADIRHRIFDLEQDLPAIEVIFLYKLVQWIGDLADHAQTVGGKLQILIAR
- a CDS encoding MATE family efflux transporter, with the protein product MNGFKNDYSPLIKLAIPLALTGILQSGVFFFETVFLSRLGPDILAAGSLVSWLFGTFVVILFGTLSSINILVAHKYGAEDHQGITRVVRDGLWLALILVIPSFLIFRNMAPVFLVLGQSPAVVSSAQAYLHAISWGLLPTFIMTALFEIIIGLGHARVILKFSVVYVAMNILFSYLLIFGKWGLPALGIAGAGWGMTVGYWITVILLTVYLLIDKSYHPYFKKLFNTSKPSYLFELLRIGFPIGFMYCIEVGFFFTLTLIMGFFGSQLLAANQIAMQYLGTLMSVIFSIAQAITVRMGHLLGAGETLAAKKAAYAGMNLSFAFMFLVALCYWFLPYILISIDFDLSKPENYSIIHDAARILAVAALFQMAESVRIALFGALRSLKDTRFTLMISIFSFWLLALPIGYFFAMQFNMKTTGLWWGMMIGAVSSVFLLFWRFKYKIQHYQH
- the eno gene encoding phosphopyruvate hydratase, with the translated sequence MQIISIKGREILDSRGNPTVEADVILASGEMGRAAVPSGASTGSREACELRDGDKARYAGKGVRKAVDFINQDIKQALQGFSVEEQAGIDETLCQLDGTENKSRLGANAILAVSLASARAFASARKEPLYMSLNQGQRMSMPVPMMNVLNGGAHADNNVDIQEFMLMPVGASDFYSALQMGTEVFHVLKAVLKKQGLNTAVGDEGGFAPDLKSNRQALDMLSQAVEQAGYKLGKDLVFALDVAASELYKENSYHLASDNKTLDSAGMIAYYEELVASYPIVSIEDGLDENDWDGWRELTRRLGNKIQLVGDDLFVTNPRILQEGISQKMANAILIKLNQIGTLTETRQAIQLAQANGYRCVMSHRSGETEDTFIADLAVATGCGQIKTGSLCRTDRVAKYNQLIRIQEQSGLPYAGNVFS
- the ftsB gene encoding cell division protein FtsB, giving the protein MRSIIVILLVALIGLQYKLWLGEGSISQWRQLDNKIAEKTVENEQLLARNHAIEADILELKSGEQALEEQARFELGMVKDDEVYYQFIE
- a CDS encoding mevalonate kinase family protein, translated to MTYYEFQTTTYGKWILAGEHAVLRGHSALVFPIKEKKLIFSYKPSDSELSANYEGPNGADMHLLFWSVLEQGQQLLGQSLNRLTGHFHLHCNIPVGVGMGASAALCVAMARWFAAQKLITPETTSLFAKNLENLFHGKSSGLDIAGVSAESGIAFKQGQVSPMVQKWKPVWYLSSCGQIGFTSHCINQVNQLWQSNSAQAEAIDLSMQDAVDKCRKALKEDYSPASLTLLSDAIQQAGQCFKDWGLISENLGHHIQNLQNLGALAVKPTGSGGGGYVISLWESPPFVPANLEWIPIS